The candidate division KSB1 bacterium genome segment GATTGTTTTCCGTTTTGTGCTTGAAACCTATGGTGTCATGCTCACTGCGCAAGGAGAGCAGTGGCGGCGCACCAGGGCTGTGGTCCTCGCAACCACTCTCGCTCTTGCCGGGAATCTCTATGCCATACCCCGCTTTAGCCGCCAAGGTGCACTGACGATCGCCCTCGCTGTGAGCGCGGTGCTCATGGTGACCCTGATGCTTTCGCAAAGAGAGTTTTCGCTGGGGCGCAGCCTGGAAAGCCGTTGCCTTGCGCCGTTGGTGGCAATCCTCGCCCTGAGCCTCGGTATGTGGCATTTGTCACCCCGGGCGAGATTGTTGCTGTTGCTGCCGGCGCTCCTGTTCTACTTGTCAATCACCCTGGCTTTCGGCTACAGCGCTGATGAGCGTCGCATGATCTCGCGGGGGCAGCAATCATGAAGCAAATTCATCAATAAATTGGCAATGCCCCAGGGTAAAACTTGCACTGGTGCTGCACGTCTCAGGAAAGTCAGGAGAATGCTTCCCACGGTCTCAATCATCATTGTTTCTTACAACACGAAGGCAATACTATTGCAGTGTCTTCACTCGCTACGAGAACATGTTCAGCAAACCTCCTTTGAAACAGTGGTTGTTGACAATGCCTCCCATGATGGCACTGCCGAAGCCGTGGCTGCGGACTTTCCGGAAGTCATTTTGATCAGAAACAATGAGAATCGCGGGTTCGCCTGTGCCAACAATCAAGGAATTGCCCGCGCTCGGGGAGAATACCTGCTGTTTCTCAATCCCGACACGGTTTTTGTGGAAGATGCCATCACCCCGGTCCTAGCTTATATGGAAGCACATTCGCGGGTGGGTATTGGTGGTTGCAAAATACTGAGTTCGGACAGAGAGCTACAACCCTCCTTTTTCCCACTGCCGAATCTTCTCACGATGAGTTGGACGGCTTTTTTTTTGGATCGCCTGCTGCCACTGAATTGTTTGAATGGACGCTGGGTCATCGGCAGAAGGCATCCGACAGCGCCCACCCGTGTACAAAGACTGTTGGGCGCCTATCTGTTCGTCCGCCGGCGGGCACTGGTGGAAGTGGGTGGCTTCGATGAAACCTTTTTTTTGTTTTGTGAGGAGGAGGATTTTTGCCATCGCATGGTTCTTCATAACTGGGAAATTCACTATCTGCCGGTATGCAGCATTGTACATTTGGGGGGCCAGAGCACGACGCAGGAGAACGTTGCCGCAATCGTTCATGCCAATGCCGGCAAAGTGCATTATTTTCGCAAACATCATGAGAGGGCAACGCAGATTTTATTTCGGGCAATTTGGTTTCTGGCGTTGGTGTTGCGTCTGATGCTGGCGCTCCGGCTGCCAGCATCGCAGCGCCGGCATATGATTCGCGCATATTGTCAATCACTGCCCCTGCTCTTTCAACCTTTAAAACCAGAAGCGGAGGGGACGTGCTGAAAAGGCTGCAGAACGTCCTGCTTCATTTTGACCCCCGCCGCCAGTTCTTTCGCCGTTTGCGCGGCTCACAGAATATTTTGGATTTGGGTTGTGGCGATGGCAAGAACTGTCTGGAGTTGCGGGAAATGAATCCCAGTCTTCAATTTTATGGGATCGACCTGCGCGAGCCGGAGGGGATACCACCGTTCATTCATTATCATCGGCTGGATTTGAACACCGCCAGTTTGCCATACAACAACCAATTCTTTGACGCAATACTGCTGGTGCACGTCATCGA includes the following:
- a CDS encoding glycosyltransferase family 2 protein; protein product: MLPTVSIIIVSYNTKAILLQCLHSLREHVQQTSFETVVVDNASHDGTAEAVAADFPEVILIRNNENRGFACANNQGIARARGEYLLFLNPDTVFVEDAITPVLAYMEAHSRVGIGGCKILSSDRELQPSFFPLPNLLTMSWTAFFLDRLLPLNCLNGRWVIGRRHPTAPTRVQRLLGAYLFVRRRALVEVGGFDETFFLFCEEEDFCHRMVLHNWEIHYLPVCSIVHLGGQSTTQENVAAIVHANAGKVHYFRKHHERATQILFRAIWFLALVLRLMLALRLPASQRRHMIRAYCQSLPLLFQPLKPEAEGTC